A genomic segment from Amygdalobacter nucleatus encodes:
- a CDS encoding NAD(P)/FAD-dependent oxidoreductase — protein MHDIIIIGAGVSGISAGIYASSRSDKVLILESQQIGGLISHVSTVTHYLGALPNETGAEFAKRLAKQAEQYKLQIKYEKVCQVKLAGSIKEVKTDKAVYQAKQVIIANGSHAKNLQIEGQEALMGTAYGLNAVKSAPNFRDKCVFVLGAGDGAIKEAIYLASLVKEVVVLNVNAKLTCVAEFKHKLAALENVQVWSNVRLQKLYGQAKLEAFDLLHTDSGELEHVSALGSGIFTYVGTSPNTEIYTELELKDGYIPVDSDMQTKLKGVFAVGDIRVKNVRQIATAVNDGTLAAIKACAQL, from the coding sequence ATGCACGATATTATTATCATTGGCGCTGGCGTGTCTGGTATCAGCGCTGGAATTTATGCAAGTAGTCGAAGTGATAAGGTACTTATTTTAGAATCTCAACAAATTGGTGGCTTAATCAGCCATGTTTCAACTGTTACGCATTATCTAGGGGCGTTACCTAATGAAACAGGGGCAGAATTTGCCAAACGTTTAGCCAAACAAGCTGAGCAGTATAAGCTGCAGATTAAATATGAGAAAGTCTGTCAGGTCAAATTAGCAGGCAGTATCAAAGAAGTTAAGACAGATAAAGCTGTGTATCAAGCCAAACAAGTGATCATAGCTAACGGCAGCCATGCTAAGAATTTACAGATTGAGGGACAAGAAGCGTTGATGGGGACAGCTTACGGCTTAAATGCCGTTAAGTCAGCTCCTAATTTCAGAGACAAATGTGTGTTTGTGTTAGGTGCAGGTGATGGTGCAATCAAGGAAGCTATTTATTTGGCTAGCTTAGTCAAAGAAGTTGTTGTGCTGAATGTGAATGCTAAGTTGACTTGTGTGGCAGAGTTTAAGCATAAACTAGCCGCTTTAGAGAATGTGCAAGTGTGGTCAAATGTCAGATTGCAAAAATTGTATGGCCAAGCAAAGCTAGAGGCTTTTGATCTTTTACATACAGATAGTGGCGAGCTAGAACATGTTTCAGCTCTAGGTTCAGGCATATTCACCTATGTAGGCACAAGTCCTAATACAGAAATTTACACAGAATTAGAGCTTAAAGATGGCTATATTCCAGTCGATAGCGATATGCAGACGAAGCTTAAAGGCGTTTTTGCTGTTGGCGATATTCGCGTGAAAAATGTGCGTCAGATAGCTACGGCTGTTAATGACGGTACATTAGCCGCTATTAAAGCTTGCGCCCAGCTTTAA
- a CDS encoding 2-C-methyl-D-erythritol 4-phosphate cytidylyltransferase, whose protein sequence is MNIKLNFILLAAGSGQRFGYSKNKLLYIKQDRTLFSRLWHNLVSYADELSSPKEDKLKLSLSPVELKSKLCLAQNTQSFSLTQANASSTYQAAILEAYQKNVLKFSVNFILVCQESDAAMFTSDIKRNLPKLATVSLAKGANNREASMLSALKAYVNKQTKPIYTQATNLQPVDKELVFIHDAARLQVSPNLLDELLLTALLYDTAIPALPVTDTIVQLNNLSAPSAFAQTDFQNSYTSSQRLDRNSLLALQTPQVFTLANLQKLLAYLTQNKADTNLLSKYTDDSSLYEAFIGPVNYVYGDPNNSKLTVKEDLEKLTALS, encoded by the coding sequence ATGAATATTAAACTAAACTTTATCCTCTTAGCAGCTGGCTCTGGCCAACGTTTTGGCTATTCTAAGAACAAGCTCCTATATATTAAGCAAGACCGAACTTTATTCAGTCGCTTGTGGCATAACTTAGTTAGCTATGCTGATGAACTAAGTTCGCCTAAAGAAGATAAACTCAAGCTGTCGCTTTCTCCAGTCGAATTAAAGTCTAAGCTTTGTCTAGCTCAAAATACCCAAAGTTTTAGTTTAACGCAGGCAAACGCTAGCTCAACATATCAAGCAGCGATCTTAGAAGCTTATCAGAAAAACGTACTAAAATTTAGCGTCAATTTCATTCTTGTCTGTCAAGAAAGTGATGCAGCAATGTTTACATCTGACATTAAGCGCAATTTGCCTAAATTAGCCACTGTCAGTTTAGCTAAAGGTGCCAACAATCGGGAAGCTAGCATGCTAAGTGCGCTAAAAGCTTATGTAAACAAACAGACCAAACCTATCTACACGCAAGCTACAAACTTGCAGCCAGTAGATAAAGAACTCGTCTTCATTCATGATGCCGCTCGTTTGCAAGTAAGCCCAAATCTGCTTGACGAGCTATTATTGACTGCCTTACTGTATGACACAGCTATTCCAGCTCTGCCTGTCACAGACACCATCGTCCAACTAAACAATCTATCTGCACCAAGTGCATTTGCCCAAACAGACTTCCAAAATAGCTATACAAGTAGCCAGCGCTTAGATCGAAACAGTCTTTTAGCTTTGCAAACGCCGCAGGTTTTTACTTTAGCTAATTTGCAAAAATTGTTAGCTTATCTCACCCAAAATAAGGCTGATACGAATTTACTTTCTAAATACACTGACGATAGCAGCCTGTATGAGGCTTTTATCGGGCCAGTGAACTATGTGTACGGTGATCCTAATAACTCCAAATTGACAGTGAAAGAAGATTTGGAGAAGTTGACGGCACTGAGTTGA
- a CDS encoding NUDIX hydrolase — MNFAEFFNHEIDFSGTKVALIIGDKVLSTLRDDIPTIPFPDMWELPGGCREANESGFECGQREILEELGINLDKASLLWAKQYKGLVSDKNSFFAVATISQSQIDQIKFGDEGQGYKLMTFSEFLNDSNVIPGLKVRLQDYLQATNQS, encoded by the coding sequence ATGAACTTTGCCGAGTTTTTTAATCACGAAATTGATTTTTCCGGCACAAAAGTAGCGCTAATCATAGGTGATAAAGTATTAAGCACCTTACGCGACGACATTCCAACTATCCCTTTTCCTGATATGTGGGAATTGCCAGGTGGCTGTAGGGAAGCAAATGAAAGTGGTTTTGAATGTGGCCAAAGAGAAATTCTGGAAGAATTAGGCATTAATTTGGACAAAGCCAGTTTATTATGGGCAAAGCAATATAAAGGCCTCGTATCTGATAAAAATTCTTTTTTTGCCGTTGCAACAATCAGCCAAAGCCAGATTGATCAGATAAAGTTCGGGGATGAAGGTCAAGGCTATAAACTTATGACCTTTTCTGAATTTCTTAACGATAGCAATGTTATCCCTGGTCTAAAAGTTCGCTTACAAGATTATCTCCAAGCAACTAATCAAAGCTAA
- the radA gene encoding DNA repair protein RadA, with protein sequence MAKVKESFICSNCGFESAKWLGRCPSCQNWNCFESISKEISTKQVAKVPQTWLNSQNELVELCKLNSARQQTYQALANFLETNKVLGGGLVRGSVLLLGGEPGIGKSTLILQWCQALPESKKILYICGEESPEQIKLRAERLQIKRSQLYLYPEVNFTKICEMVKKLAPEIVIVDSIQTVYDPETAGSLGAVSQIKNVAAGFLRMCKESGITGILVGHVTKEGQIAGPLVLEHMVDTVLLFEGERGHDLRILRAQKNRFGTVNELAVLQMTGQGLAEVVNPSQLLLTNRPEAVSGSALTAQVEGVRPLLLEVQALLTQANLGQAMRMTQGFDRNRLNMLLALISKQFNLNMLNYDCFINVIGGLKINEPACDLAVAAAILSSYYDSALPDNSLFIGELGLTGELRQIANCERRLNEAVSLGIKNIYLPSANKQDVVRFRRKQTKANDLNIYLLDQLKQLSDLCFQKFTHK encoded by the coding sequence ATGGCTAAAGTAAAAGAGAGTTTCATTTGCTCCAATTGTGGCTTTGAGAGCGCTAAATGGTTAGGCCGTTGCCCTAGCTGTCAGAACTGGAATTGCTTTGAGAGCATAAGCAAAGAAATTTCTACTAAGCAAGTAGCCAAAGTGCCTCAAACTTGGCTGAATAGTCAAAATGAATTGGTTGAGTTATGCAAGCTAAATAGCGCTAGACAGCAGACATATCAGGCTTTAGCTAATTTCTTAGAAACGAACAAAGTCTTAGGTGGGGGACTTGTGAGAGGCTCAGTGCTTCTATTGGGCGGTGAACCTGGCATTGGCAAATCAACTTTGATTTTGCAATGGTGCCAGGCCTTACCTGAAAGCAAAAAAATTCTCTATATTTGTGGCGAAGAATCACCCGAACAGATTAAGTTAAGAGCAGAGCGATTGCAGATTAAGCGTTCACAACTGTATCTATACCCAGAAGTTAATTTCACAAAGATTTGTGAAATGGTCAAAAAATTGGCGCCTGAAATTGTAATCGTTGACTCCATTCAGACAGTTTATGATCCAGAAACAGCAGGCTCGTTGGGCGCTGTCAGCCAAATCAAAAATGTCGCAGCCGGATTTTTAAGAATGTGCAAAGAAAGTGGCATCACGGGCATATTGGTTGGGCATGTGACGAAAGAGGGGCAGATAGCTGGACCTTTGGTGCTAGAGCACATGGTCGATACGGTTTTATTGTTTGAAGGTGAACGTGGCCATGACTTAAGAATTTTAAGAGCGCAAAAGAATCGCTTTGGCACAGTGAATGAATTAGCAGTTTTGCAGATGACTGGCCAAGGCTTAGCGGAAGTTGTTAATCCGTCACAATTGCTACTAACAAATCGCCCTGAAGCTGTGAGTGGCTCAGCTTTGACGGCACAAGTTGAAGGCGTCAGACCTTTATTATTAGAAGTGCAGGCCTTACTTACACAGGCTAATTTGGGCCAAGCCATGCGCATGACGCAGGGCTTTGACAGAAATCGCTTAAATATGCTGTTAGCCTTAATTAGCAAGCAATTTAACTTAAATATGTTGAATTACGATTGCTTCATTAATGTCATTGGCGGCTTGAAAATTAATGAACCAGCTTGCGATTTAGCTGTGGCGGCGGCAATTTTGTCGTCCTATTACGATTCAGCCTTGCCAGATAATAGCTTGTTCATTGGCGAATTAGGCTTGACTGGCGAATTAAGGCAAATAGCTAATTGTGAGCGGCGCTTGAATGAAGCTGTCAGTTTGGGCATTAAAAATATTTATCTGCCATCGGCCAACAAACAAGATGTTGTCAGATTTAGACGCAAACAGACTAAAGCTAATGACTTGAATATCTATCTTTTGGATCAGCTGAAGCAACTTTCAGATTTATGCTTTCAAAAATTCACACATAAGTGA